One segment of Mycolicibacterium sp. YH-1 DNA contains the following:
- a CDS encoding D-glycerate dehydrogenase, producing the protein MTTSPTPTSARTVTGMIYVSRLLTDRAMDHLHSLGVPLRIGVEAPPSRAELEAGIAGASAAVITLTERVDAQLLAAAGPQLKVIANVAVGFDNIDLAATDAAGVIVTNTPGVLDRASADHAFALILDSTRRISEGDRLIRSKQPWVWGPRMLVGLDISAGATLGILGYGRIGQAVARRAQAFDMRVIASGRSRTPGSVENGVTFVDNATLLADSDIVTVHTPLTPETRHLIDAAALAAMKPTAYLINTARGGVVDEAALIEALHTGQIRGAALDVFEGEPQVNPALLDAPGLVLTPHTASAGEATRDTMGILAVDNAAAVLAGDPPLTPVR; encoded by the coding sequence GTGACAACCTCACCCACGCCCACCTCGGCCCGGACCGTGACCGGAATGATCTATGTGTCACGGCTTCTCACCGACCGCGCGATGGATCACCTGCACTCACTCGGAGTCCCGTTGCGGATCGGGGTCGAGGCGCCGCCGAGCCGCGCCGAACTCGAGGCGGGTATCGCGGGCGCCAGTGCCGCCGTCATCACCCTGACCGAGCGCGTCGACGCGCAACTGCTCGCCGCGGCCGGGCCGCAGCTGAAGGTCATCGCCAACGTCGCAGTCGGCTTCGACAACATCGACCTGGCGGCCACCGACGCCGCGGGCGTGATCGTCACCAACACCCCCGGGGTCCTCGACCGCGCGTCGGCCGATCACGCCTTCGCGTTGATACTCGACTCCACCCGACGAATCAGCGAGGGCGACAGACTGATCCGCAGTAAGCAGCCCTGGGTGTGGGGACCGCGGATGCTGGTTGGCCTCGACATCAGCGCAGGCGCCACACTCGGCATCCTCGGTTATGGCCGGATCGGTCAGGCCGTCGCTCGCCGCGCACAGGCATTCGACATGAGGGTCATCGCCTCGGGGCGCAGCCGAACCCCCGGCAGCGTCGAGAACGGTGTCACGTTCGTCGACAACGCAACCCTGTTGGCCGACAGCGATATCGTCACCGTCCACACGCCGCTCACCCCCGAGACCCGCCACCTGATCGACGCCGCCGCGCTGGCAGCCATGAAGCCCACCGCGTACCTCATCAACACCGCCCGCGGTGGCGTCGTCGATGAGGCCGCGCTGATCGAGGCCCTGCACACCGGCCAGATCCGCGGAGCCGCACTGGATGTCTTCGAGGGTGAGCCACAGGTGAATCCCGCCCTGCTGGACGCGCCGGGGCTCGTTCTGACCCCGCACACGGCCAGCGCGGGTGAGGCGACCCGCGACACCATGGGCATCCTCGCGGTCGACAACGCCGCCGCGGTGCTCGCCGGTGACCCGCCCCTGACCCCCGTCCGGTGA